In the Salinirubrum litoreum genome, one interval contains:
- a CDS encoding NADPH-dependent FMN reductase, with protein MTTDDETTKSATEAGTEPERDESGPLVVAVAGSLRDESYTRLGLDHALRGAEAAGGRTRMLDLRDYDLPPLDADEDEQGDSAAFTAAIREADSVLLGTPVYHGSYSGVLKNALDFCGFDEFEHTTVGLLSVSGGAFPVTALEHLRSVGRALNAWVLPHQAAIPRPYRVFDDGEFTDEGLEERVRVLGRRAVEYATIEPDPSTFEGSQNVGARD; from the coding sequence ATGACGACTGACGACGAGACGACGAAGTCGGCGACAGAGGCCGGAACCGAACCCGAGAGAGACGAGAGTGGGCCACTCGTCGTCGCGGTCGCCGGAAGTCTGCGCGACGAGAGCTACACCCGCCTCGGACTCGACCACGCCCTGCGCGGTGCGGAGGCGGCCGGCGGCCGAACGCGGATGCTCGATCTGCGAGACTACGACCTCCCGCCGCTGGACGCCGACGAGGACGAACAGGGCGACAGCGCCGCGTTCACGGCGGCGATCCGCGAGGCCGACTCGGTGCTGCTCGGCACGCCGGTCTACCACGGATCGTACTCCGGCGTCCTGAAGAACGCGCTCGACTTCTGCGGCTTCGACGAGTTCGAGCACACCACGGTCGGTCTCCTGTCGGTCTCGGGCGGGGCGTTTCCGGTCACGGCGCTCGAACACCTCCGGTCGGTCGGCCGGGCGCTGAACGCGTGGGTGTTGCCGCACCAGGCGGCGATCCCGCGACCTTACCGTGTCTTCGACGACGGCGAGTTCACCGACGAGGGGTTGGAAGAGCGGGTTCGTGTGCTGGGTCGCCGGGCGGTGGAGTACGCGACCATCGAACCCGACCCGAGCACCTTCGAGGGCAGCCAGAACGTCGGCGCACGCGACTGA
- a CDS encoding A/G-specific adenine glycosylase has protein sequence MTDVADLPDDLPAVRTALIEWYEADHREFPWRETTDPYPILVSEIMSQQTQLGRVEEAWAAFLDTWPTVAALAEADRADVVGFWTDHSLGYNNRAKYLHESARQIVEEFDGEWPTSPEGLQELMGVGPYTANAVASFAFDNGDAVVDTNVKRVLYRAFDVPDDDGVFEATASELLPAGESRVWNNAIMELGGVACGKTPRCDEAGCPWRAWCHAYEVGDFTAPDVPTQPSFEGSRRQFRGRVVRTLGEYDELALDDLGPRIRVDYAPDGEYGREWLRGLVDDLADDGLLAVRADGDSSERDADGDERVLVSLRR, from the coding sequence ATGACCGACGTGGCCGACCTCCCGGACGACCTGCCCGCCGTCCGGACGGCGCTGATCGAGTGGTACGAGGCCGACCACCGCGAGTTCCCGTGGCGCGAGACGACCGATCCGTATCCCATCCTCGTCTCGGAGATCATGAGCCAGCAGACCCAACTCGGCAGAGTCGAGGAGGCGTGGGCCGCGTTCCTCGACACCTGGCCGACCGTCGCGGCCCTCGCCGAGGCGGACCGCGCCGACGTGGTGGGGTTCTGGACCGACCACTCGCTGGGCTACAACAACCGCGCGAAGTACCTCCACGAGTCGGCCCGTCAGATCGTCGAGGAGTTCGACGGCGAGTGGCCGACGTCACCCGAGGGCCTGCAGGAGTTGATGGGCGTCGGCCCGTACACTGCCAACGCGGTCGCCTCCTTCGCCTTCGACAACGGCGATGCGGTGGTCGATACGAACGTCAAGCGCGTGCTCTACCGCGCCTTCGACGTGCCGGACGACGACGGCGTCTTCGAGGCGACCGCGAGCGAACTGCTGCCCGCCGGCGAGTCCCGCGTCTGGAACAACGCGATCATGGAACTGGGGGGCGTCGCCTGCGGGAAGACGCCCCGGTGTGACGAGGCTGGCTGTCCGTGGCGTGCGTGGTGTCACGCCTACGAGGTCGGCGACTTCACCGCGCCGGACGTGCCGACCCAGCCGAGTTTCGAGGGCTCTCGCCGGCAGTTCCGGGGGCGAGTCGTCCGCACGCTCGGCGAGTACGACGAACTGGCGCTGGACGATTTGGGACCCAGAATCCGCGTGGACTACGCCCCCGACGGCGAGTACGGTCGGGAGTGGCTTCGTGGCTTGGTCGACGACCTGGCGGACGACGGCCTGCTGGCGGTTCGTGCGGACGGAGACAGCTCCGAGCGCGACGCCGACGGAGACGAGCGTGTCCTCGTCTCGCTCCGGCGGTAG